Proteins from a single region of Undibacterium sp. KW1:
- a CDS encoding M23 family metallopeptidase, producing MQAKFTLRPYLLATAVCASLMTQNLASASTCLQTVIKSGQLVVSSPFGWRFDANPNGRGKWQFHYGTDFSKKALTDPMVVAPLNGTYRSFPGTAGCGNMVVISQPDGFATKFCHLKSFEPDASGKARLNGSSISVGDKIGVPSNTGILPNPEHIHLEVITKGEASSTKAWRIPPPFCGGVSFTYQAAVDKPERKPPLSLVRPAGVTDRDVFGAATPNFDKEFYDKYLAQNATTGTVPSSSVAVPNPVANVDAAKIAKSGDNASQQPPMPAPLLAEEMSFSEMIVGEAKKRFGSEQWYSELSLKGELPLYYELAVMTAYQIYMQYQKQEVAENIVQLSATRTALLNELAIQMKTKKLREPALRSISP from the coding sequence ATGCAGGCTAAATTTACTCTCAGACCCTATCTGCTGGCGACAGCAGTCTGCGCGAGCTTGATGACGCAAAATCTGGCGTCAGCAAGCACTTGCCTGCAAACTGTCATCAAGTCGGGCCAGCTGGTTGTCAGCAGCCCGTTTGGCTGGCGCTTTGATGCCAATCCTAATGGCCGTGGCAAATGGCAGTTTCACTATGGTACGGACTTTTCAAAAAAAGCACTGACCGACCCCATGGTAGTAGCACCGCTGAATGGCACTTACCGCTCCTTTCCAGGTACTGCTGGTTGTGGCAATATGGTTGTCATCAGCCAGCCAGATGGTTTTGCCACCAAATTCTGCCACCTGAAAAGTTTTGAACCTGACGCCAGCGGCAAGGCCAGGCTGAATGGTTCCAGCATCAGTGTCGGTGACAAGATAGGCGTACCGTCGAACACCGGTATCCTGCCCAATCCCGAACATATCCATCTGGAAGTGATCACCAAAGGTGAGGCCAGTAGCACCAAGGCCTGGCGTATACCGCCACCGTTTTGCGGTGGTGTTTCATTTACCTATCAGGCCGCCGTCGATAAACCAGAGAGAAAGCCACCCCTGAGCCTGGTACGTCCGGCTGGCGTGACAGACAGGGATGTTTTTGGCGCAGCCACACCTAATTTCGACAAAGAGTTTTACGACAAATATCTGGCGCAGAATGCCACGACGGGAACGGTACCCAGCTCGTCCGTTGCTGTTCCCAATCCTGTCGCCAATGTGGATGCTGCCAAGATCGCCAAGTCTGGTGATAATGCATCGCAACAACCACCTATGCCCGCGCCTTTGCTTGCGGAAGAAATGTCATTTTCTGAAATGATAGTTGGTGAGGCGAAGAAGCGCTTTGGTTCTGAACAGTGGTATTCCGAACTCTCACTCAAGGGAGAGCTGCCTTTGTACTATGAGTTGGCAGTCATGACGGCGTACCAGATCTATATGCAGTATCAAAAACAGGAAGTTGCCGAGAATATAGTGCAGTTGTCTGCCACCAGGACAGCGCTGCTCAATGAACTCGCTATCCAGATGAAAACCAAAAAATTGCGTGAACCTGCATTGCGCAGTATTTCACCTTAA